The sequence below is a genomic window from Myotis daubentonii chromosome 14, mMyoDau2.1, whole genome shotgun sequence.
AAGCTGTGATTGGTCAGATCACTTACTATTGATGAGATTCAGGTTAAATATATTTTGGCATGAATGTATATAGGTGCTATGGGAATCATTTCCCAGTTGATTATGCTTAAGAAGAAGAAATGTGAGGCTCTGGATAAAGAATGATCTGACATTTTAGGAAAACAACTAAATACTGAAGTCCGTAATTGAACATCATCGTTGAATGGTCATTGATTGTTTATGAAGCACATTTCGcatatatttatttgattttttccttATAACTATGAGACCTCTTAGGTAGATATTATTGAGCATAGTCCTAGGGCAACTAAGACACGAACATGTGAGTGACTTGTTAAATTTCTGGAATTTATTCCTCAGAAGTTGGAGGTTGAATCCAGTTTCTGGACCTTGGTTTTGGATCTCAAGTCTGTACCCCTCCCACCCAGTCATGCATACGGTTAAGCaggatcaattttttaaaaagtggtaacAATCACTCATTCTACTCAGAAATGCAACAGAATTCAGCATAAGTTAGTGCTTTCTAAAGGCAGCTTTCTAGTTGCCTCTGAATCCTGGCAAGTCTTTGAGAGTCTACATTTATGGAGATTCTGAGTTTGCAGAGCTGACActatttttaataacataggCGCTTGTTGGGAAATAATAGAATAGCAGAAAGAAACTGAGATGGATGAGTTCCCACTCAGTCTTCCTATAAACATGGGGCATGTTGAATAATAAATACAGATATTAGCAAAGACATAGTCTTATCTTTATTCTGTTTAATCTCCACAGAGAGATAGATGGTGGGTccaaaaaaaagtgatttttgttgttggttgttTTTCCAGTGTGCTCCTGGGTAGGAAGAACTTTTAAGTCCACCCTGGAGATCATGTAGGAAGGAGGCAGCTTGTTCATAagagttgtttttttcctcccagtACATTGAGAGTTtgcttaaatctttattttatgaaataggttttaaaagaggaaaatcaGTACCTGAAACTAAGATCTGGAACATACAGATTTCATGTTAGTTTGACCAAAGTTGTATATCCCTATAGCTTTTAAGAGATTCTCACAGGAAAAGGGAGTTTTTCCTCCTTTTATTGACTTTCCCAAACTTTGTAGGAGGCTGTCGGCAGAGAGCTGGCTTGGCATTTGAAACTCAGCACTTCTATTTACAGACTCTCTATATCAAAAAGTGGCCAGTATAAGAATTACATAAACCAATGAGCATTGAATAGGATTTACTCTGCAGGAATAAGGGGCCCAAGTTCATCCTTCTCATCAGCTGTGCCCATTCAGTGAGTCCCCCTACTGTACTAAAGTAGGACTCATGATGTCCACCATAGGTATCCGACAGGGCTGTTGAAAGGTAAGGAGAGCATATCCATAGACTTGCCCCACAAGCATCTAATGTAGGCATACCAAAGCctttctgcctccctcctcctatCCTTCCCATCTTTTTTTTCAGCACATAATAATTCTCCCAATGTAAAATACATCCTGGTCCTGGTTCCTCATCTTAGTAGAGTCAgctgagaaggagaaagaaaactactgTAGTTGAGATGTAAAGAGCTCCGTGGTACATTTTTGACCACACAAGCTTCGGAAGCCAAAGGGCTAAGTTAAGATCTTGCTTCTGTCACTGAGCAGCTAAGACAGTGGGCAGATTGCataacctctctatgcctcagtttcctcatctgtacaaggGTCATAATTGTGCCCTTCtggggctgttgtgagaattGTGTAAGGAGATATATGTGTATCCAGAATAAAATGCAGCTTCACCTGTTGCCTAACCATTTCTTCAATCTCTATTCTGTGTGAGTGATCATCCTCTTTTAGTCTCTGAGTGAAAATGTCCATCAGTCCCATAATCTTGTGCTTAGTCTTAGGTAATAGATTGTCCTACCATTACTTTGTCATAAACTCAATTAATTTAAACCGAAGTACAAATGAAATATGATCATTTCAATGCCTAGTTCCAGAGATTAACCTGTGCTCTGAATTTCTTTAATGTTCAACTATTTTCCCCTCCTCTTTGTTCCaaactcagggggaaggggatgTGGCGAGTGGCTTGAtttctcctctctgcccttccaccccatccctctcccaggccattTACATAACTGGGTTTTAGCTGCTATGCTCAGAGACTCACTGGAAGGTATAGTAGGATGAACCTGGTGCTTCTCTCCCAGGGTTCTTTTATTaaccaccccttcccccccccccccgccacaacTCTCACCCATAGGTCTCCCCTGACCCTTGTAGTGGATATATTTCTGATGGCCCCTTACCCAAAATATAAGCATCTACCCTTCATTTTCTGTTGCTGGGGTCCTTCTGCCCTACCATGGAATCCAAAAGGACAATGAGACAGAACACAAGATGCTCTCCATTGGGGATCTCCTTCCTACATCTGGCCATATCTGACCTATAGGAAATAGGATGTCATCCCTTGTCTGACAAAGTCTGGGAGTAAAGGCTCACCCCAGCATTAAAATATCACCCAATCCCACCACTAAACAATGCATCAACATGGTTATTATTTTAAGACATTCTGCCCCGCAGCTCCAGGGGTCATGTAATAACTCTCCTTGGGGAGGTGATAGGTTAGGTAACTCTTGATGCTTTTTACCCTCAAAGTAGGCATGGAGATGTGGTACACGTATCAGTCAACCTTCACATGGCAACTTGCCACCTCACTTTGGATTTCTATATCCACTTAACCAGGAACCAAATCAAAATTTCAATTTTACCATCTTGTTAAATGAGATCATCACTTAATACCTGGCATGCAATAAGTGccaaataaataattgttttataatgaaatgagaATGGGTcttaattcatttcctttttaaaatatatttttatggatttcagagagaaagagaggcatagaaacatcaatgtggagagagaatcattgatcggctgcctcctgcacgtcccacactggggatcgagcccacaacccctgcatatgccctgactaggaatcaaaccatgatctcctggttcgtaggtaaacactccaccactgaaccacgccagcagggcttaatatttattaaattcttaCCGTGGACAatgtgagaatataaaatgggTAAGACACTGACTTTACCGTCTGAAATCTCATGGTCTGATAATAAAACTAAACAGATGTCTTTGAGAAGAAGCGCCATTCATCTTCAGCTTTCATGTCATTGATCTATGTTTATTGAGCTCAGGTTTCTATGTCTGGGTAAGGAAGTGTGGGAGACAGGATAAGAATAGAAGGATTGTTATGGACAACAGGGGGTCGTTGCTGACCAGCGGGAATCCATGATTAGAGAATTTTTTAACCTGATATGAGAGGGGACTGGGAGCAGGGCAAGACTGGACGCAGGCAGGCCAGAAAGGAGGCATGTTTGCTTTCTTTCACAATAGTAAGATGGAGGTTTAAACAGAAACGAGGCAGTGAAAATATAAAACAGGAGAGAtagaaggaagaataaaaatgaaaagttctaaaaaaaatcaggagGAAAGAACAGGTGATGTATAGCAGAGGAGGCATGTGATTGGGTGGGGatgatgcctcctgcatgccccctactggggatcgagtccgcaatcAGGACATGTGCCCCTGctgagaattgaactggtgacctgaATTCCTgaattgacactcaaccactgagccacacctggctgggccAGTCACaaggtttattttttctcattaatttgaATTGTTATGTCCTGAATTAAAAGAttcaattttgctttttaatcaaATTAGTCTGTTTGGTAGCAGAATTGCATGGGATGCAATTGGAAGAAATTGAAGTCTGGTATTTCTCTCTGAATTGTGCTCTAGTATCTCAAAAGAGCTAATGAAAGTTTTGGGGTTAGAAGTCCTGAGTGTCCCCTaatgaggagaagaaagaaacaggaaacaagACAGGGTTGTTAATCAACCACTGAAAGAACAGTCTTCTCAGGCAATCTGCGAAGGGCAGATTCTTTCCTTCTGGAAACAGTATTCGATGGTTGACACCCAATCCTGGCATTAATTCCTGTAGCTCAGAAACATGGGTGACAGGAAAATGTGAGCAAGGCATGGGTCCGGGGATAATATGGCCCTCTTTCAGGGAACAGCTCATCCCTGACATCGTATCCAGAAATACAGTAGCTTCCTAATTCCCCCAGAGCTATTAGAAGGGGGTGAAGGGATAAGGATAAAGTAGTCTAATGAATTGAGAAGTGCACACAGGGCGTTAGGAAGGAGAAAAGATGCTGTTGAATTTGGTCTGTCCCTTTGGTTGGTCTTGTTCCTCATCAGGACGctgaaccatgccagcagggctcaataaatatttattaaattcttaCCATGGACAATGTGAGAATATAAAATGCAGTAGGCTGCTGCTGCTATTGTTACCCAAATCAGTTGTCTTTAACTCTGTACTCTGCTGCACAATAACTGATATCAGAAGAATAGCCACTCTTTTGCTCTGAGGCACATATTCCCATGTCTTCCGGTTCCAAGAGCCACTGTTGACTTAACCAGTAATTTAGGGCAATGACAAGATGGTAATCCCTTTGGGAAATAGTATTTCAATATAGCAGAGTGGAGAGGCAgctctcccatcctccctgctGGGCATGATCTAGACTCGATACTGTTGGCCTTGCTGTCTGCCTCCTGGACAGCCAAGGGCTCAGCTCTCTATATCCTGCATCTCTTGTCACTTTGTCCTGGCTGAGGGTGGAAGCTCTACCGTCTGAATCATAGCAACTCAGCATCTATCCAATCCCCAAAACTTTTATTCCCCTTTTGTCAAACATCATAGAGAGAAAAGTGAAAGTCTTTGTTTGAATCCAACTTCTTTGAAGGAAAGGGATACTCTGAATTTGTACTCCTAATAAGAATTCCATCCAGTGTATAGGTGGACCATTTAGGGCATGAAGCATCCCATTTCAAGAGGGATTGCACACTGATGTGGAGAACTCAAGATTTACCCTAACCATTTCCTATCTGTGACCATGACCATTGGATTGACCTTTCTGGAGAAACATGAGTAAGTCTAGAGGAGCCTACTAAGAAACAATTCTATTCTGCTTTTCATCAATTAGCAGCCTGCACTCAGGATTTTTTCCCAAACCATTGTGTTGAGATCTAAAACCAATAGACATTTCATGAGCcaatatttatgttaaaaataataaaagtaattacCATAGGGAAGAAAAAGCACAGCTAGATTCTTTAGTACTTCATTGGTTCATTCATACAATAGATATTTAGCCCTTACTACATGTCAAGCACTAGGCTAGGAGTTGGGAATATATCTAGGATAATAACAGTAACTATAGCTAAAAAGTATTGAGCTCTTAACAACCTATTAGGCATTGTGGATTATCTCCTATAATTCTCAGATCAACCTTGTAATTAGGtgcttttttaatctttatgtgAAGATAAGGGAAGTGAggtttaaataacttgctcagcAGCACACTGCTAATAAAGACTATATCTGGAATACAAACCCAGAGTACTTTCTACTTTTTGTTAACTTGTTTCTACGTGAGGCAAAACAAATCCCTGCCTTCATGAAGCTTGTAGTCTAAATTACAGAACACGTTTCTTCAGACAGAGTCTTAATTTGTCTCTGAAGAGATGTGGAGTGTCCTCCAGAAAAGGCTCCCCACCTTTCAGCAAGACTTGATGGAAATTGCTTGATGACATGGACACCCTTTATTTTCTCTAGTCACATTCATTTCTCCCATCTTCTATATCCTTCTCATGTACCACTCCTAGATCCTTTGCCTTGTTCTGCTGCCCTCTTTCCTAAGTTCTCCCCTCATACCtgttgattttttctctctcccatttaGACAATTACTAGACTCTCTAAATGCCATGCAATGCAATTCTGAAGGAAAAcatgaaaggaagagaaaaatttaCTGTAAATGATGTGAGCTATTGATGGATGGCTTAGTAAGCCTAGGGGTCCTTCTTTAGCATTCTCTGGCATTTAAGGGACATAGGATTCCAAAAGCACATTCGCACTATACTGCTGTGGCCAATCTCATGTTTTCCATGATTAACAACCCAGTTCATTATATTTTCATCTCACATTAATCTTCTCTTCTGTGAGTTTGGTAACATTTGGAGTCATTTCCCTCTGTATTTATCCATCTGGGATCTTTAGAAAAGATAAGTTTGCAGAGAGTCATTTGTTGCTCATGCTGAAAGATGTTGTTGCTCACTGCTGTGAGAGGAATGAATGTTTCTCCCATCCTGAGAGAGAATCCTCTGAAGGCAGGCATGGATTCCCTACACAACGCAAAGGGGCCCCTCAGTGGAGGTCCATGGGGGTCCTCCATTTGGGATTGAGCTGCAACATAACAGCATCAGAAATCAAAACAAGCAATGTTACTCGGATCTTGATTGTCCTCATGGGACAGATAGATTTGGGGAGAGAGGTGTGGAGATGACAGAGAGAGTTGTGAGAATAATGAGTCACAACAAAGTCTTTGGCTTGAGTTCTTTCTTTACCACCTACATGctatttgaccttgggcaagtcatatAATCTAAGATCCACTCACCTCCTCTACAAACTGGCCCCAAAGATGTCTGTCCTCTCTACAGAAGAGAATAGGTTTGAGGGTTAATTTATATTCTCAAAGGAGAAAAGGTAgacttacagttgttcatatgcaatacaataattaatacataataatacaagaataaactcttgcatactcaacaactgtaaacctacttttgccttacCATGTATTTATAATTGGGAAGGAAAAATAGGCTATTGGGGAAGTCATAAAggctagtattttttttatgtctcatattttaaaaagggctTGGAGGTATGTGTCATAGTTGAAAATCTATTGTGGAGTGATATGTTATTTGGAGAATAGAGAGAGAATCCTTTGGAAATTCAGTTAAGGGCATCCTCTAGGAATATTGTAATTTTGGGAGGTCACATGAGAGGCAATTCTTATGGAGATTCTGGGCTGTCAGTCTTTAGCAACAGTTTGTGATGCAGGTTGGGatgcatttattcatttcttaattCAAGTAAGATATGTCTGTAGAGAAAATATTCCACATTGGAAATCCATTAAAAAGCCATGACAGATACTGCTACCTATGGCCATTACCTGTGAAATATTGTTATTTCTCATTGCTGCCCAAATGCAGGGCTAAATTTCATTCATGCATGTTATTGTAGGAAGGCGGGAAGGTGTAATTAAATTTTACAACTGTAGACGTGAATGGGTTCAGGAAAAGAACCAGCAGAGATGTAAGAAATCTGGACTGTTGGCTCTAATTCTGCACAACTAAAACAAGGTGACATCATTCGGAAATGTGGTTATTTATTGACAGTTTTCTCCCCCAGCAACTGGAATTTGAACAGGAGACTCCCATTACGCAGATAACTCCCAGTGGTGTTAGTGGAAATTACCTGTGTAACCAACCCTCCTGCCCAGATAGAATGCCAGATGCCTGAGAGCACTTTTAATTGCAATGTACCTCCCTTTGCAAAAAAAGCTAATTGCATCTGCTTCCCTTTCCTTTAGGTATCCAAGCAAGGACAGGAATAATGAAGAGACACATGTGCTAGCGGCAGCCTTTTGAACCACACAAGAAGGAAATCAACGGTGTGGACAGAGCTGGAACCGTTGCCATGCTTGCCTGTCGGAGTAAATGAGGAATGGGCTTGTGATTATGCGGACATTCCAGCATGAATCTGGTAGACCTGTGGTTGACCCGTTCCCTCTCCATGTGTCTCCTCCTACAAAGCTTTGTTCTTATGATACTGTGCTTTCATTCTGCCAGTATGTGTCCCAAGGGCTGTCTTTGTTCTTCCTCTGGGGGTTTGAATGTCACCTGCAGCAATGCAAATCTCAAGGAAATACCTAGAGATCTTCCTCCTGAAACAGTCTTATTGTATCTGGACTCCAATCAGATCACATCTATTCCCAATGAGATTTTTAAGGACCTCCATCAACTAAGAGTTCTCAACCTGTCCAAAAATGGCATTGAGTTTATCGATGAGCACGCCTTCAAAGGAGTAGCTGAAACTTTGCAGACTCTGGACTTGTCTGACAACCGGATTCAAAGTGTGCACAAAAATGCCTTCAATAACCTGAAGGCCAGGGCCAGAATTGCCAACAACCCCTGGCACTGCGACTGTACTCTCCAGCAAGTTCTGAGGAGCATGGCGTCCAATCACGAGACAGCCCACAATGTGATCTGTAAGACTTCTGTGTTGGATGAACACGCCGGGAGACCATTTCTCAATGCTGCCAATGATGCTGACCTTTGTAACCTCCCTAAAAAAACTACCGATTATGCCATGCTGGTTACCATGTTTGGCTGGTTCACCATGGTGATCTCATATGTGGTGTATTACGTGAGGCAAAATCAGGAGGATGCCCGGAGACACCTTGAATACTTGAAATCCCTGCCAAGCAGGCAAAAGAAAGCGGATGAACCCGATGACATTAGCACTGTGGTATAGTGTCCAAACTGACTGGTGTTGAGAAAGAAATTTGTGTGAAATTGCAGTAGAATACGTGGTTTACTTCTCCCACCCAttgtaaacatttaaaactttGTATCTCCATTTCTTTTGAATTATGCCACTGTTGGTCTTTTAATAGACATGACAACACATCAAATGATTTTAGTTTAGGTGATCCACCCCTTAATTGTACCCCCTGTGGTATATTCCCGAGTCAGCTACTATCTGAACATTAGTTAGCTCCATCTCACtatttaataatgaaatttatttttttaatttaaaaccaaataaaagCTTAACTTTGAACCATGGAAAACAGAGTGACTTATTGGTCAAGAAatcagtatagtcattccattgCTTTAAAGAGGAACAGAAAACTCTGGTTGAACCTAAAGAACTATCATAATGAAAGATGTGTTATTAAACCCTACTGTACACTGGGGAGCCATTGCTGAATTATTTACCAAGTGAAGTATCTGTCAGACTTTAGAATACTGTACTGAGCCTTAGTAAACCCAGGTGGGAATACACATTCTGCAGAGGCTTAATCAATTGGGATGCCTCCAGGTGTTTGTTATCTAAAAGTTGGTGTGTTTAGCTATAAAGGTCCTTTTAAAGCTAAACACACTACTTCTACTCTATTCTAGAaatgtggaaaagaaaaagacaatattCTGTCTTCAACGTTACCTTCTGGTGAACAGGGGTATGTGACAAACAGAAATAGCCATGGTAAAAAGGAAGGTCCTAATAATCAGCTGTGTGCAAGCACGGTGCAAGGCATTCTAATACTACTATTATGTCTGTAAGCCTTCACTACAGGATGAAAAAGTGACAACTGTACCCCATTTACATAGGAGGAAACTGTGGGTGAAACAGTTTCAATGACTTGCCCGGTAGAGTATCAGAACTTGAATTTGAACCAAGTCTTCCTCTCTCCAAAGATGGAGGTCTCATTATGTTCCTACTGGG
It includes:
- the LRRC3B gene encoding leucine-rich repeat-containing protein 3B, yielding MNLVDLWLTRSLSMCLLLQSFVLMILCFHSASMCPKGCLCSSSGGLNVTCSNANLKEIPRDLPPETVLLYLDSNQITSIPNEIFKDLHQLRVLNLSKNGIEFIDEHAFKGVAETLQTLDLSDNRIQSVHKNAFNNLKARARIANNPWHCDCTLQQVLRSMASNHETAHNVICKTSVLDEHAGRPFLNAANDADLCNLPKKTTDYAMLVTMFGWFTMVISYVVYYVRQNQEDARRHLEYLKSLPSRQKKADEPDDISTVV